TAGATGCTGTCACGAATACCCCTCTGTTCCTTAACCGTGTGTGTCACCATGTTGCTTTAGTTAATTCATCTGCACTCCATTTGGCGGGGGTTACAATAAATACTGAAGATCCAGCAGGCGGAAAGATTGGTCGTCATGAAAACGGTGAGCTAAACGGATTGTTGTACGAACAGGCAACGAATCTAGTATCTTCACTATTCAAACAAGAGGGGGAAAGCTATATTGAAAGCTTGGCGCAGTCCTTGCAGCTGGCTATTGAACATATGCAATCCTATGGTTTAACTGGCGGACATACTGAAGAAATGAGTTATTATGGTCATTATATGAATCCATTAACTGCCTATCATCGCGTTGTTGGTGAACGGAAGCATTTCCGCGTCAATTTATTACGTCATCATGCAGTATTTGAGGAAATGATCAAGAATAATGCGCAATTTAATGAGCCATATATCGAACCAGGTGCGATGAAAATTTTCGCAGATGGGTCATTAGGCGGATCTACGGCATCCCTATTGGCTCCCTATGCAAATGATGAACATAATGAAGGGATGCTCATTCATACGGATGCTCAAATGGAAGCACTCATTCAGTTAGCGCGAAAATATAATGAAGCGGTAGCCATTCATATAATCGGTGATGGTGCAATGGAACAGGTGCTTCAGTATCTAGAAAAATATCCTGTAGCTGACGGGAAGCGTGATCGCCTGATCCATTGCTGCGTCGTATCAGAAGAACAGCTTGCCCGAATGAAGAAGCTGCAGGTTATATTGGATTTGCAGCCGGCCTTTGTTACATCAGACTATCCATGGGTAACGGAGAAGCTTGGTGAAAGCCGTGCCGGTCATCATTATGCTTGGAAAACGTTTATAGATGAGGGATTCATATGTGCGGCAGGTACCGATGCGCCGATTGAAGCGATGAGTCCATTTGAAACAATCTATGCGGCAGTCGAGCGAAAGAAGCCAAAAGATACACATGAAGGTTATAACCGTGAGCAAAAGGTTTCCCGTTATGAGGCAGTGAAAATGTACACGGTTGGAAGTGCCGAGGCAATTTGTAAAGAAGACGAACGTGGCTATATCCGAAAAGGATATGATGCGGATTTTACAATACTCGATACGGATTTAATGAACTGTAGCGCTGAAGAAATTCTACAGGCGAATGCATTATTGACCGTTGTTGATGGAACAATTGTATATAAAAATGAATAGTAGAGTGAAAGAACCGCATACTTTTATGTGGTTCTTTTATCATTAAAATAATTGTAAAGAATGGTGGGAGTTGTGATGGAGCTAATCCAAAATATATTACCTCCGATTGTGGATGGAAAAACAAAAGTGCTTATTCTTGGCTCAATGCCAGGAAAGCAGTCACTGGAAAAACAGCAATACTACGGCAACCGACGGAATCATTTTTGGCCGATTATAGGAAAGCTTCTAGCAACCGATATTCCGGAAGACTATAACGAAAGAATTGCACTTCTTCGTAAACATCGTATAGGGCTATGGGATTCAATTGAAAGCTGTGAACGCGAAGGCAGCCTGGATGCAACAATAAAAAATGAGGTACCGAATAACTTTTCAGAGCTTTTTAAAAAATACCCGCAAATACAGCTTGTCCTATTTAATGGCGGGAAAAGCTTCGATGTTTTTAAAAGACATATAGGTCTCGAAGTATTGGACGGTCGAGCGTACAAAAAGATGCCATCAACAAGTCCGATTCCAGGGAAGAATATTAAAACCTTTGATGAAAAAGTAGAAATATGGAGCATCGTGCTAGATTTTTTATCGTAATCAAAAATCTTAACGGTTGATTGATAGCGCAATGCCATCTTATTCGGTATGATAAAAACAAATCGTAGTAAAGGGGAATTATTTATGTATCGTGTAGCTGAAGATTTTGTAAAAGATTGGGCGATTTCATCAAAGGGTGCATTGAAAGTAATGCAAGCTATTCCGGATGACAAAATGCATATTGCCATCGTAGATGAGCACAATTCATTAGGATGGTTATCATGGCATTTAGTGAGTGTAGCAGGCGCATTCGGCCATTTTGCGGGATTGCAAATTCCGGGCCCAGGTCCTGATATGCCACAGCCAGAAACAATGGCTGGAATTATAGAGAAGTATGAAATGGTGCGCGAAGCGTATAAAAAAGAAGCGGCAGCATTAACAGAGGAACAGCTTTTAGAAGAAGTACCTGCTTTTGGAGGAATGATGAAGCGCGGTGAATTACTCAGCAAAGTAATCTCACACCAAACACATCATACTGGCCAAATGACAGTATTACTTCGCCAAGCAGGCTTAGCAGTGCCTCCAGTAATGGGACCTACAAAAGAAATGCAATAAGAACTCAGCCCCGAATATATTTCGGGGCTTTTTAAATGAAAAAAGATGCCCAAGTATACGTTGGACATCCAGTAAATTCATTTCAGGAAGAAATCATAGCTATTTTTTGCAAGTAGTGTAATTGTGACGATGATGAAAAGGACACGCACATAGCCGCTTCCACGCTTAATTGCAAACCGTGAACCGACAATCGCTCCGACAATCTGAGCGGCCCCCATTATCAAACCGTATGTATAATTAATCTGCCCTAAATAGATAAACATTAAAAGCGCCCCGATATTACTCCCAAAGTTAAGGAGTTTTGCATTACCGGCTGCCTTTAAAAAATCATAGCCGACCATCAGAAATGCAAAAATCAGGAATGACCCAGTACCAGGGCCTAAAAATCCATCATAAAAACCAATCAGTGAAATCACTAAGAAAAATAAAATATACTTTTTCGTTGAAAGTGATTTGACCGCCGAAATACTGCCCCAATCTTTTTTGAAAATTGTATAGACAGCTACAGCTGCCAGCATAATCAGCATTAAAGGTTTCAATAAGTTTGGATCAAGTAAATGGACAATCCAAGCCCCGATCATCGAGCTAATAAAAACCCATGGGAAATACTTCATGACAGATTTAATATCCAGCTTTCCAGACCGATAAAATGTAATAGTACTCGTTAAGGATCCCATTGTCCCGGCGAGTTTGTTTGTTGCAACAGCTGCAGAGGGACTTAGCCCTGCAAACATTAATGCAGGCAGTGAAATAAGGCCACCGCCTCCCACAACAGAATCGATAAATGCTGCTAAAAAACCAAAACAAATTAAAATAATAACTAGTTGTGGGTCTAACTCAAATCCCATAAAAGAACCCTTCTTTCTTCAAATAGAGCAATACACTCATGCTATCGAAAATCAGGAGTAGTGTAAATAGTTAAAATTATGATTCGATTATGATAAGGTAATATATTAGTATAATGGAAACGGAGTACACAAATGAAGGATTATCAATTTTTATTGTTTGACTTAGATGATACATTACTGGATTTTAAAGCTGCAGAAAGATTAGCTTTGCCGAAATTATTTGAAGCACATCAGCTACCATTAACACCTCAAATCGAAGCTGTTTACCGAGAGATTAATACCGGTTTATGGCGCTCGCTTGAGGAAGGTTTGATTACTCGTGACTTTTTAATGGAAACCCGATTCGGAAAGACATTCAAGCATTTTGGCGTTGAAGTGGATGGCAGGATATTGGACGCTGAATACCGTGGCTATTTAGCAGAAAGTAAAGTGTTTGTTGAAGGTGCACTGGAGCTGATTCGAACATTGGCACCTGACTATGAACTGTACATTACATCGAATGGATTGGCGGAGACACAGATAAAACGCCTCCAAGTAACAGGGTTGGCACCTTATTTTAAGCAAGTTTTCGTTTCGGAAAATACTGGCTATCAAAAACCGATGAAGCCATTTTTTGATTATGTGTTTGAACGGATTCCGAATTTCGATCCGAACAAGGCGATGATTATTGGGGATTCCTACAGTGCAGATATTATCGGCGGTGCAAATGCCGGAATCGATACATGCTGGCTTAACCCGTTGAATGCAGTACCATCAACAATTCACCCAACTTATGAAATACAAAAGCTGGCTCAGCTTTTACCGGTTATAAACAGTAATAAAGCCATCACCCAACAGCCTTTAGGAATTTAGTAAAGGTATTTAGTGTTATATAAAATGAAATGCGATGATGCAGGCAAGGAGTGAGCGCAATGACCCTATTTATACTGGTCGTTCTAATTGCGATTATAGGTTACTTTATATTTAAATTATATAGTCATGACAATACAACATTTTATCAATTGACCGGCTATTCGTATTTTGACGTCCTTATGAACAAAAGTGTCCGAACATCCTATCAGCTTATAAAGGAACTGGAGCATGTTCAAGGTACAAAAAAAGTAATGGTGAATCTACAGCTTCCTGTTCACAATGAAGTTCAAACAATTGATGCTCTTTTACTTCATGAATCAGGGATTTATGTAATGAATATGAAAAAGAAATCAGGCTGGATTAACGGACGGGAACAGAGCATCGAATGGATTGAGTTATTACATAAAAATCAAAAACAAGTATTTAATAATCCAATCCATGAAACAAAACGTTTAATCCATACATTAAAAGACCAGTTGCCGGAAGTAGATGGTATGCTTTTTGAAACAATGGTAGTTTTTGCGAACGATTGTTCATTCCAGCAGATTGAAATTCAATCTTCCAATGTTGAAGTGCTGAAAATTGCGGAATTAAAAAAATGGGCTACAACAATTGAAGGGAAACGTTTATCAGATACAGAAATTGAAAACTTGTACTCAACATTAGAAACCTTTATGCATGGTAAAAATCCGACAATACGTTCAAAAACTGTCACAGCCACAAATTAATAAGGAAGAGAGCAGAGTAGTTTTTTCTACTTTGCTTTTTTATGTGGAAAATTTATAAAAAAATCCAAATTTTTATCAACTTTTTGCTCTCTTCATACGTCTAATAAATATAAGAGGAAAGGAGGGTAGTAGAATGGGCAAAAAAATAACCGTGCTCAGCATATTATGTGGAATATTAACAGTTGTCGGATTCCGTCTATGGGTCGATACACCGCCAACTTATGCAAGTAATAAAACGGTCACGGTAAGTGCTACTTATAATGAGCCGTCCGCTTCCAATGATTATATAAACAAGTCGTCCGGCAGCTTAAATAAAATGATGCCGTATTATATGAATGACGGAGGGTCACCGGGCAGAAATTGTACAACATACATAAAGGTTGAAAATATATTGGATAATAAGGAGGCCGATGTTGTACAAGAAAGTGACCAGCAGCAAAAACAGGCAGAACAGCAGGCCAGTCATAAAAGAATTGCTCTCACGTTCGATGACGGTCCCCATAAAAATGTGACCAATCAAATTTTAATGACCTTGCAAAAGTATGAAGTGAAAGCAACATTTTTTGTAATCGGTCAAAATGCTGCAAAGTATCCAGATGTCGTGAAAAAAGCGGATGCTTTCGGTCATGAAATTGCCAATCATACGTGGAGCCACAAAAATTTAACGAAGCTAAACGTACAACAAATTCAGGCAGAAATTGACCGGGCAAACGAGGCAATTTGTAATGCAACAGGAAAGACGCCTACGATGTATCGTCCACCGTTTGGAGCATTGGATGAAAAAGTACGGGAGTCGATTGATTTAACGCCAGTGCTGTGGAATATCGATACACTTGATTGGCAGCATAAAACACCTAAAAAGACATTGGCGAATTTAAAGGCACAAGCAAAGGACAATGGCATTATTTTGATGCATGATATTCACCAGCAATCCGCAGACGCATTAGAGGATGTCATATTGTATTTAAAAGAAGAAGGCTATGAATTTGTGACAACGAGCCAACTATTATAGATTGAAAGTATTTGAAGGGAGTAGTGACCACTATTTCCTTTTTTTATTTGAATGAGTTTATGGTACGATACTAGCGAACACATATGAAGGAGGATCCATCATGGGTCTATTATCAAAACGAGCGTTAAGTATTCAGCAGTTTCAATTCAATAGCCGACTTTTTGCATGTCCTATTTGTAAACAGGAAATAGAGATAAGTAATGAAGGAAAAATGAGCTGTCTATCAAATCATACATTCGATGTGGCAAAACAAGGCTATGTTTATATGTTAAACCGTCCTGTCCACTCAATGTATGGAAAAGAATTATTCGATTCTCGCCATACTGTCATTCAAGCAGGTATCTATGATCGATTACAAGCAGCGATTGCCCGGGAAATCACTGTAGATCAACCGATAATTTTAGATACAGGTTGCGGCGAGGGGTCTCATTTACATCGTATTTGCCAACAGCTTGATTGCCCAGTTGGTGTAGGAATCGATATTTCAAAAGAAGGGATAATTGCAGCGGCAAAGTATAATCCCGAAGAGCTTTGGTGTGTCGGTGATTTAGCGAATAGCCCGTTCAACGAGCAATCTTTTGATGCGATTTTAAATATCTTATCTCCAGCAAATTACGATGAATTTAAACGTCTGTTAAAGCGAGGCGGTAAAGTAATTAAAGTCGTGCCACAGGAAAATTACCTAAAAGAACTGCGTAAACAGGCGTTTGCAGATTCGGAAAAGGAAAGCTATACAAATTCCCAAACTGTAGAGCGATTTAAAGCAAGCTTTGCAAATACAGAAGTAAAAAGAATTACGTATACAGTACCGCTTGAATCCCATTTAGTACAAAACCTACTTGAAATGACACCGATGGGCTGGCATATTGACGATAAAGAAAGTATTCAATTACAGGAAATTACAATTGATTTAGATCTATTAATTGGAATGGAGTGATCGTAGATGAAGAAAATCTTAGTATTAGGCGGGACCCGGTTTTTTGGCCGTAAATTAGTGGAACTTTTATTGGAGCAAAAGCATGAAGTAACAATTGTCACGCGCGGAATGTCGGAAAATCCATTTGGCGATGCAGTAGAGCATATTAAAGTGGATCGAAAAGATACGGCAGCTTTTGAGAAAGCATTGGAAAACCGTACATTTGATATTGTTTATGATAATATTTGTTATTCGCCAAACGAAGCAAAACAGCTGTGCGATCTGTTCAATGGGAAAATCGGCAAGCTTGTTTTCACATCTACATTAGCTGTATATGAAGCAGATGGCAAGCCGCATTCTGAAGAAGATTTCGATCCGACTTCATATGGCATTATCATGGGGGATACACATGAATTTACGTATGGTGAAGGAAAGCGTCTGGCAGAGGCGGTATTTTATAAATTTGCCGAGTTTCCTGTAGTTGCAGTTCGTTTCCCAATCGTCATGGGAGAAGATGATTATACGCGCCGTTTGCATTTCCATATTGAGCGCATAATTAATAAGGAACCAATCGGATTTTTAAATATGGATGCAGAAATGTCCTTCATTCAGGCAACAGAAGCTGCCCTTTTTTTACAGTGGGCAGGTAATGATCATGTTGTGGAAGGACCGATTAATGCGACAGCAAATGGGGTCATTTCTTTAAAAGACTTCATTTCTCTTATTGAAGAAAAGTCAGGCGAACGTGCTAAAATAGCATTGCTTGGGACAGAGGAAATCCGTTCACCATACGCCATTCCAGCCACATGGTATATGAAAAATGACAAGGCGGAGCAATTAGGATTTTCGTTCAGTCAGCTTGAAGAGTGGCTGCCTCCATTAATCGAGCAAATTGCAGGAACTACGGCAAAACAGTAGTCATTGAATGAAGGTAGTACTTTCAATTAAAATGAAGTGAGATTAACGATAAGGTAGGAATGAAACGTGTATAAATTTATTGCAAGAGTTGTATATGGAATATTAGGGGTTAACGGGTCCAAGGCAAAGGTATATGGAAAAGAAAATATACCGAAAGAAGGCGGCTTTGTCGTTGCCTGTACTCATAATGGCTATATCGATATTTTGAACCTGGGGATATCGATGCTGCCAAAAGAAGTACATTTTATGGCTAAGAAACAACTGTTTGATGTAAAAGGGTTAGGCTGGCTAATTACGAGATTGAATGCATTCCCGGTGGATCGTGACAATCCGGGACCAAGTGTTATTAAAATCCCTCGTCAGCTTATCAAAGAAGGAAAAGTAGTCGGAATCTTCCCGAGTGGAACGAGAAGCTCGGAAAACTCGGAATTAAAAGCCGGTGCAGTGACGATTGCCCAGTTGGCGAAGTCAGAAATTTTGCCGGCTGCTTATATCGGTCCGAAAGATGCGAAAGGTGTATTCAAACGTCAAAAAGGCTATTTAATTTACGGTAAGCCATTTACGGTTGGCGCAGGAAAAGAAGGCCGTGAACAATCCGTTCAATTTTTGGAAGATGAGCTGAACCGATTAACAGAGCATTTGAAAGAAATGCACCCAGAAGTAAAATAACAGAAGCTGCGCGGAAACTTTCGTGCGGCTTCTTTATTAGGAGTGGAAAAGAGATGAAGCAAGTACTATTCGTATGTTTGGGCAATATTTGCCGTTCTCCTATGGCAGAAGCTGTTATGCGTGATTTAATCGCTAAACGCGGTTTAACGGATAAAATTACAGTCGACTCAGCAGGCACGAGCAATTACCATATTGGGGAACCCCCGCATAAAGGGACAACGGCGAAATTACAGGAATACGGAATTATGACAACCGGTATGCTTGCAAGACAGTTACGCACTTCCGATTTAGACAGCTTTGACTATATTGTCTGTATGGATGAAAGCAACGTGAAAAATACGATTGAAATGCTGCGTGCAGAAGCAGATGCAAAAGTGTTCCGTTTCCTTGATTTGACGACACATCAAAAAGATGTTCCCGATCCTTGGTATACGGGAGATTTCCAGGAAACGTACGACCTATGTTTAGAAGGCTGCGAGGCATTGATGGAAAAAATTGAAGCGGATTTATAAGGAAAAGCGAAGTGGGCATCATCCGTTTCGTTTTTTATTATTCTTTGGTTGGTTAACTAATGTTATTTTCTACTGTCTGTTATAAGAAGCACAGTTAAGGGTAATTATATGGCAAAGTATGTAAAGATTCATATGGAGGGAATAGCTATGGATGTGAAAGGAAGACGAAAAAGCAGTAATGTGGAAGATCGTCGGGGGATGAGTGCCGGGAAAATCGGCGGAGGTCTTGGCGGAGTCGGGATAATTATTGCTATTATTTTCACATTACTTAATGGCGAAGATGCAGGGGATGTTGTTTCGGAAGTATCAAAGAGCATTACACAAAACGGTGCAACTTCTGAAAACTATGAACCGACCGCTGAAGAAGAGGAACTTGCGGAATTCGTTTCTGTAGTACTCGCGGATACAGAAGATATATGGCAACAATTGTTTGCTGATAATGGGATGACTTACGAAAACCCGACGCTCGTATTATTTACGGATAGTGTAAGCTCTGGGTGCGGGATGCAAAGTGCTGCGGTTGGACCATTTTACTGTCCGGCAGATTATAAGCTTTATATTGACTTAAGTTTTTATAAAGAATTAAGAAACCGGTTTGATGCACCGGGTGATTTTGCGATGGCTTATGTAGTTGCACATGAAGTTGGTCACCATGTCCAAACATTATTGGGCACATCCGAACAAGTACATGCGCTAAACGGAAAAGTATCACAAGCCAAGTACAATGAAGCGGTGAAACGTCTGGAACTTCAGGCGGATTATTATTCAGGTGTATGGGCGCACCATGTTCAGGACAAGGGCTATTTGGAAGAAGGCGACTTTGAAGAGGCGTTAACGGCAGCAAATGCCATTGGCGACGATACATTACAGATGGAAGCGCAAGGATATGTCGTCCCGGAAAGCTTTACACATGGTACAAGCGAGCAGCGGATGCGCTGGTTCAAAAAAGGCTATAATGCCGGTACACTTCAAGGCGGGGATACATTTAGCTTAGAGGCTTCCCAATTATAAACGTGACCTATAGCATAGAAAAAATGCTATAGGTTTTAACATTTTTTTATGCAGAGTAATTTAAAATTATTTCAAGTTTATGTATAATAAATAAGTTAAATATATTTTTTCGTTTTTAAATAACGTTACTAATAGAGTATGAAAGAGAGTGAACAAAATGGGTCGTAAGTGGAATAACATTAAAGATAAAAAGGCTGGGAAAGACGCAGCAAATAGTCGTATTTACGCTAAATTCGGTCGTGAAATTTACGTAGCAGCAAAATCAGGTGAACCAAACCCGGAATCTAACCGTGCACTGAAAACGGTTTTAGAACGTGCAAAAACTTATTCTGTACCAAAACATATTATTGAAAAAGCAATCGACAAAGCAAAAGGTGGCGGCGATGAGCAATTCGATGAGTTACGCTATGAAGGTTTCGGTGTCGCTGGTACAATGGTAATCGTTGATGCATTAACAAACAACGTAAACCGTACAGCTTCTGAAGTACGTGCAGCATTCGGTAAGAATGGCGGTAACATGGGCGTATCTGGTTCAGCGGCGCATATGTTCCAAAATACAGCTGTATTCGGAATTGAAGATAAATCAGAAGATGAGATTCTTGAAATTTTAATGGAAGCGGATTTAGATATGCGTGACATTATGGATGAAGAAGGCACAATTATCGTTTATGTTGAGCCGGAACAATTCCATGCTACACAAGAAGCATTTAAGGGTGCAGGCATTGAAGAATTTACTGTAGCAGAGTTAACGATGCTGCCAATGACAGATGTTGCTTTAACTGGTGATGATTTAGTGAAATTTGAAAAAATGATTGATGCATTGGAAGATTTGGAAGACGTGCAACGCGTGT
This sequence is a window from Solibacillus isronensis. Protein-coding genes within it:
- a CDS encoding amidohydrolase, with protein sequence MKQLWTNGTIYTMEQEGATVQAVLVHDGKIVETGAFDDLLVDADEVIDLQGAVMYPGFVDSHLHMIGHGEKLMRLDLKVATSGVELVQLVKNAADQLQDGQWLIGDGWNENQFTDGRIPTKEELDAVTNTPLFLNRVCHHVALVNSSALHLAGVTINTEDPAGGKIGRHENGELNGLLYEQATNLVSSLFKQEGESYIESLAQSLQLAIEHMQSYGLTGGHTEEMSYYGHYMNPLTAYHRVVGERKHFRVNLLRHHAVFEEMIKNNAQFNEPYIEPGAMKIFADGSLGGSTASLLAPYANDEHNEGMLIHTDAQMEALIQLARKYNEAVAIHIIGDGAMEQVLQYLEKYPVADGKRDRLIHCCVVSEEQLARMKKLQVILDLQPAFVTSDYPWVTEKLGESRAGHHYAWKTFIDEGFICAAGTDAPIEAMSPFETIYAAVERKKPKDTHEGYNREQKVSRYEAVKMYTVGSAEAICKEDERGYIRKGYDADFTILDTDLMNCSAEEILQANALLTVVDGTIVYKNE
- a CDS encoding DNA-deoxyinosine glycosylase, which encodes MELIQNILPPIVDGKTKVLILGSMPGKQSLEKQQYYGNRRNHFWPIIGKLLATDIPEDYNERIALLRKHRIGLWDSIESCEREGSLDATIKNEVPNNFSELFKKYPQIQLVLFNGGKSFDVFKRHIGLEVLDGRAYKKMPSTSPIPGKNIKTFDEKVEIWSIVLDFLS
- a CDS encoding DinB family protein translates to MYRVAEDFVKDWAISSKGALKVMQAIPDDKMHIAIVDEHNSLGWLSWHLVSVAGAFGHFAGLQIPGPGPDMPQPETMAGIIEKYEMVREAYKKEAAALTEEQLLEEVPAFGGMMKRGELLSKVISHQTHHTGQMTVLLRQAGLAVPPVMGPTKEMQ
- a CDS encoding TSUP family transporter → MGFELDPQLVIILICFGFLAAFIDSVVGGGGLISLPALMFAGLSPSAAVATNKLAGTMGSLTSTITFYRSGKLDIKSVMKYFPWVFISSMIGAWIVHLLDPNLLKPLMLIMLAAVAVYTIFKKDWGSISAVKSLSTKKYILFFLVISLIGFYDGFLGPGTGSFLIFAFLMVGYDFLKAAGNAKLLNFGSNIGALLMFIYLGQINYTYGLIMGAAQIVGAIVGSRFAIKRGSGYVRVLFIIVTITLLAKNSYDFFLK
- a CDS encoding YjjG family noncanonical pyrimidine nucleotidase; the encoded protein is MKDYQFLLFDLDDTLLDFKAAERLALPKLFEAHQLPLTPQIEAVYREINTGLWRSLEEGLITRDFLMETRFGKTFKHFGVEVDGRILDAEYRGYLAESKVFVEGALELIRTLAPDYELYITSNGLAETQIKRLQVTGLAPYFKQVFVSENTGYQKPMKPFFDYVFERIPNFDPNKAMIIGDSYSADIIGGANAGIDTCWLNPLNAVPSTIHPTYEIQKLAQLLPVINSNKAITQQPLGI
- a CDS encoding nuclease-related domain-containing protein, whose translation is MTLFILVVLIAIIGYFIFKLYSHDNTTFYQLTGYSYFDVLMNKSVRTSYQLIKELEHVQGTKKVMVNLQLPVHNEVQTIDALLLHESGIYVMNMKKKSGWINGREQSIEWIELLHKNQKQVFNNPIHETKRLIHTLKDQLPEVDGMLFETMVVFANDCSFQQIEIQSSNVEVLKIAELKKWATTIEGKRLSDTEIENLYSTLETFMHGKNPTIRSKTVTATN
- a CDS encoding polysaccharide deacetylase family protein; translation: MGKKITVLSILCGILTVVGFRLWVDTPPTYASNKTVTVSATYNEPSASNDYINKSSGSLNKMMPYYMNDGGSPGRNCTTYIKVENILDNKEADVVQESDQQQKQAEQQASHKRIALTFDDGPHKNVTNQILMTLQKYEVKATFFVIGQNAAKYPDVVKKADAFGHEIANHTWSHKNLTKLNVQQIQAEIDRANEAICNATGKTPTMYRPPFGALDEKVRESIDLTPVLWNIDTLDWQHKTPKKTLANLKAQAKDNGIILMHDIHQQSADALEDVILYLKEEGYEFVTTSQLL
- a CDS encoding putative RNA methyltransferase; this translates as MGLLSKRALSIQQFQFNSRLFACPICKQEIEISNEGKMSCLSNHTFDVAKQGYVYMLNRPVHSMYGKELFDSRHTVIQAGIYDRLQAAIAREITVDQPIILDTGCGEGSHLHRICQQLDCPVGVGIDISKEGIIAAAKYNPEELWCVGDLANSPFNEQSFDAILNILSPANYDEFKRLLKRGGKVIKVVPQENYLKELRKQAFADSEKESYTNSQTVERFKASFANTEVKRITYTVPLESHLVQNLLEMTPMGWHIDDKESIQLQEITIDLDLLIGME
- a CDS encoding NAD-dependent epimerase/dehydratase family protein; this encodes MKKILVLGGTRFFGRKLVELLLEQKHEVTIVTRGMSENPFGDAVEHIKVDRKDTAAFEKALENRTFDIVYDNICYSPNEAKQLCDLFNGKIGKLVFTSTLAVYEADGKPHSEEDFDPTSYGIIMGDTHEFTYGEGKRLAEAVFYKFAEFPVVAVRFPIVMGEDDYTRRLHFHIERIINKEPIGFLNMDAEMSFIQATEAALFLQWAGNDHVVEGPINATANGVISLKDFISLIEEKSGERAKIALLGTEEIRSPYAIPATWYMKNDKAEQLGFSFSQLEEWLPPLIEQIAGTTAKQ
- a CDS encoding lysophospholipid acyltransferase family protein; this translates as MYKFIARVVYGILGVNGSKAKVYGKENIPKEGGFVVACTHNGYIDILNLGISMLPKEVHFMAKKQLFDVKGLGWLITRLNAFPVDRDNPGPSVIKIPRQLIKEGKVVGIFPSGTRSSENSELKAGAVTIAQLAKSEILPAAYIGPKDAKGVFKRQKGYLIYGKPFTVGAGKEGREQSVQFLEDELNRLTEHLKEMHPEVK
- a CDS encoding low molecular weight protein-tyrosine-phosphatase, which gives rise to MKQVLFVCLGNICRSPMAEAVMRDLIAKRGLTDKITVDSAGTSNYHIGEPPHKGTTAKLQEYGIMTTGMLARQLRTSDLDSFDYIVCMDESNVKNTIEMLRAEADAKVFRFLDLTTHQKDVPDPWYTGDFQETYDLCLEGCEALMEKIEADL
- the ypfJ gene encoding KPN_02809 family neutral zinc metallopeptidase, encoding MDVKGRRKSSNVEDRRGMSAGKIGGGLGGVGIIIAIIFTLLNGEDAGDVVSEVSKSITQNGATSENYEPTAEEEELAEFVSVVLADTEDIWQQLFADNGMTYENPTLVLFTDSVSSGCGMQSAAVGPFYCPADYKLYIDLSFYKELRNRFDAPGDFAMAYVVAHEVGHHVQTLLGTSEQVHALNGKVSQAKYNEAVKRLELQADYYSGVWAHHVQDKGYLEEGDFEEALTAANAIGDDTLQMEAQGYVVPESFTHGTSEQRMRWFKKGYNAGTLQGGDTFSLEASQL
- a CDS encoding YebC/PmpR family DNA-binding transcriptional regulator, translating into MGRKWNNIKDKKAGKDAANSRIYAKFGREIYVAAKSGEPNPESNRALKTVLERAKTYSVPKHIIEKAIDKAKGGGDEQFDELRYEGFGVAGTMVIVDALTNNVNRTASEVRAAFGKNGGNMGVSGSAAHMFQNTAVFGIEDKSEDEILEILMEADLDMRDIMDEEGTIIVYVEPEQFHATQEAFKGAGIEEFTVAELTMLPMTDVALTGDDLVKFEKMIDALEDLEDVQRVYHNADLGE